From the genome of Vallitalea okinawensis, one region includes:
- a CDS encoding acetyl-CoA carboxylase biotin carboxylase subunit produces the protein MFSKILIANRGEIAVRIIRACREMDIETVAVYSTADAEALHTQLADEAVCIGEANPLKSYLDMKSILSAAVLTGAEAIHPGFGFLSENSKFATMCEECGITFIGPTADMIDRMGNKSEARKTMIAAGVPVVPGSEGAIESIEAGLALAEDIGFPVMIKASAGGGGRGMRIAHNKDEFINNFNTAQAEARTAFGDDTMYIEKYIEEPRHIEFQIIGDEHGHVIHLGERDCSIQRRHQKVIEEAPSAALTEEIRVAMGKDAVKAARSINYKNAGTIEFLLDKHGVYYFIEMNTRIQVEHPITEMITGIDLIKEQLRVAAGEELSIGQEDVVIKGHAIECRINAEDPSNNFMPSPGKIDQLYIPGGFGVRVDSAVYNQYKIPPNYDSMIAKLIVHDTDRDKAIGKMKRALGEFVVNGIKTNIDFQYALINNEKFQKNQIDTAFIEKNWSDLNA, from the coding sequence ATGTTTAGTAAGATTTTAATTGCAAATAGAGGTGAAATTGCTGTACGTATTATCCGCGCATGTCGAGAGATGGATATAGAAACAGTAGCGGTATATTCAACTGCAGATGCAGAAGCACTGCATACACAGTTAGCTGATGAAGCAGTTTGTATAGGTGAAGCCAATCCATTAAAAAGTTATTTGGATATGAAAAGTATATTATCAGCAGCAGTTTTAACTGGAGCAGAAGCTATTCACCCCGGATTTGGCTTTCTATCTGAAAACTCTAAGTTTGCCACAATGTGTGAGGAGTGTGGTATTACATTCATTGGACCAACAGCAGATATGATTGATCGAATGGGTAATAAATCTGAAGCTAGAAAGACCATGATAGCGGCTGGTGTACCAGTGGTTCCAGGTTCAGAGGGAGCAATAGAAAGTATAGAGGCAGGATTAGCTCTAGCAGAAGACATCGGCTTCCCAGTTATGATTAAAGCATCAGCAGGCGGTGGAGGTCGTGGTATGCGGATTGCCCATAACAAAGATGAGTTTATCAATAACTTCAATACAGCCCAAGCAGAAGCCAGAACAGCATTTGGTGATGATACAATGTATATTGAGAAATACATTGAAGAACCAAGACATATCGAGTTTCAGATTATTGGTGATGAACATGGTCATGTTATTCACCTTGGTGAGAGAGACTGTTCTATTCAGAGACGTCATCAAAAAGTAATTGAAGAGGCACCTTCAGCAGCTTTAACAGAAGAGATAAGAGTTGCCATGGGAAAAGATGCTGTTAAGGCCGCTCGATCCATTAATTATAAAAACGCAGGGACAATTGAGTTCCTATTAGATAAGCACGGTGTTTATTACTTCATTGAAATGAATACTAGAATTCAAGTTGAACATCCTATAACAGAGATGATAACAGGTATTGATCTGATAAAGGAACAACTCAGGGTAGCAGCAGGTGAAGAGTTAAGTATTGGCCAAGAAGATGTTGTTATTAAGGGGCATGCTATTGAATGTAGAATCAATGCTGAAGACCCCAGCAATAATTTCATGCCATCTCCAGGAAAAATCGATCAGCTTTATATACCAGGAGGCTTTGGGGTGCGTGTAGATAGTGCTGTTTATAATCAATACAAAATACCTCCTAACTATGATTCTATGATCGCTAAGCTGATTGTTCATGATACAGATCGCGACAAAGCTATAGGGAAGATGAAAAGAGCCTTAGGTGAATTTGTTGTTAATGGAATCAAAACCAATATAGACTTCCAATACGCTCTTATTAATAATGAAAAATTCCAAAAAAATCAAATTGATACAGCTTTTATCGAGAAAAACTGGAGTGATTTAAATGCTTAA
- a CDS encoding helix-turn-helix domain-containing protein, whose protein sequence is MNPEILGNTIRFFREKKGFTQKELAKDICSPQYIYLIETGKRIPSSYILEQLSTKLGGDIRQYLNLSEYSDPLKLLRVQEEITFLRENHDFQGLYEKLLTVNNEDLQNNKIKQFYLWNKAICINELFSDIDETFTLLEEALAQTKEFNCIEELLDEFLSKEELHILNSITKLYADLGNYKCAIRINKHLLDKVSTTYLDFYTSKVYHILLYNLAKYLSKDNQYEEAIMYMDQFIEIAIKCKSIYLLAEALYQKGIDLYHLNQTIEAKKYIKHAISLFQVQGRQDWLDEIQAALKEKYYIK, encoded by the coding sequence TTGAATCCAGAGATATTAGGTAATACTATTCGATTTTTTAGAGAGAAGAAGGGGTTTACCCAAAAGGAATTAGCAAAAGACATTTGCTCCCCTCAGTATATTTATTTAATCGAAACTGGAAAAAGAATCCCCTCTTCTTATATACTTGAACAATTATCAACTAAACTCGGCGGTGATATAAGACAATACCTGAATCTATCGGAGTACAGTGACCCTCTCAAGCTGCTGCGCGTGCAAGAAGAAATTACTTTTCTTAGAGAAAATCATGATTTTCAAGGTTTATACGAAAAATTGCTCACTGTAAACAATGAAGACTTGCAAAATAATAAGATTAAGCAGTTTTATTTATGGAATAAAGCAATCTGCATCAACGAACTCTTCTCAGATATCGATGAAACATTTACATTATTAGAAGAAGCCTTAGCACAAACGAAGGAATTCAATTGTATAGAAGAGCTCCTAGATGAATTTTTAAGTAAAGAAGAACTCCATATTCTTAATTCTATCACTAAACTCTATGCTGATCTAGGTAATTATAAATGTGCTATTCGTATTAACAAACATCTGCTGGATAAAGTCTCAACTACTTATTTAGATTTTTATACCTCTAAAGTTTATCATATACTTCTATATAACTTAGCAAAATATTTAAGTAAAGACAATCAATATGAAGAAGCCATCATGTACATGGATCAATTTATTGAAATAGCTATCAAATGTAAGAGTATTTATTTATTAGCTGAAGCACTTTATCAAAAAGGTATTGACCTATACCATCTAAATCAAACCATTGAGGCAAAAAAATACATAAAACATGCTATATCTCTTTTCCAAGTACAAGGTCGCCAAGATTGGCTTGATGAGATCCAAGCTGCACTCAAAGAAAAGTATTATATTAAATAG
- a CDS encoding L,D-transpeptidase family protein, with the protein MKTRLICFFMMILTLYFLPVTAVAVETDINHLHGLIEEGFTDTLEYRHLLINFQADHNLVVDGVLGSHTQQALDAYETDDIIINLEDKVPIDDEWFIVINKSTKILTVYNLGKIYEKYPVALGKSSTPTPNYKFTIINKYKDPYWGGMNGTHTPVAGGAPNNPLGRRWMGLSRDSYVGYGIHGNSNPWSVGSYVSSGCIRMINSQAEEIFEYIPLHTKVWIGTEDVLNEWGVSQNIAYTSSTESSSTIH; encoded by the coding sequence GTGAAAACACGACTTATTTGCTTTTTTATGATGATTCTAACCCTATATTTTCTACCTGTAACTGCTGTTGCAGTCGAAACTGATATTAATCATCTTCATGGTTTAATAGAAGAAGGCTTTACAGATACGCTTGAATATCGTCATCTTCTTATCAATTTTCAAGCTGATCATAATTTAGTAGTTGATGGTGTTTTAGGTAGTCATACACAACAAGCATTAGATGCTTATGAAACTGATGATATTATTATTAATTTAGAGGATAAGGTACCCATTGATGATGAATGGTTCATTGTGATTAATAAAAGTACTAAGATCTTAACAGTCTATAATTTGGGAAAAATTTACGAAAAGTACCCTGTAGCTTTAGGTAAATCATCCACACCTACACCAAACTATAAATTTACTATTATCAATAAATATAAAGATCCTTATTGGGGTGGTATGAATGGTACCCATACCCCGGTAGCAGGTGGTGCCCCTAATAACCCTTTAGGACGGCGATGGATGGGTTTATCAAGAGATTCCTACGTTGGTTACGGTATACACGGTAATAGCAATCCTTGGTCTGTTGGCAGCTATGTTTCCAGTGGTTGTATTCGTATGATTAATTCTCAAGCCGAAGAAATATTTGAATACATTCCATTGCATACAAAAGTTTGGATTGGTACAGAGGATGTGCTTAATGAGTGGGGTGTTTCTCAGAACATTGCTTATACATCCAGCACTGAATCAAGTTCTACAATCCATTAA
- a CDS encoding C39 family peptidase translates to MKIRLFLSIILILLLAQTILATEPSSIIEGVPTLSQFPELPTGCEATSLTMLLNFYGMDIDKTEVADDMPKGNLPYWENGSLRGNNPHEVFIGSPFDSHSYGIYHEPILNMITDYYGPGSEINLTGMSFDEILQNIDIGNPIMVWVTINMVPMRLTTSWNLPDNTSFQWTGNEHVVIIVGYTENSIIVNDPYIGDEIAYDKKIFEERWNELGNQAIMLNPIPTHSIPPNTP, encoded by the coding sequence ATGAAAATACGATTATTTCTATCCATCATACTCATACTATTATTAGCACAGACTATTTTGGCTACAGAACCTTCTTCCATTATTGAAGGTGTTCCAACCCTTTCACAATTCCCTGAATTACCTACCGGTTGTGAGGCAACATCACTAACCATGTTACTGAATTTTTATGGAATGGATATCGATAAGACAGAAGTGGCTGACGATATGCCTAAGGGTAATTTGCCTTATTGGGAAAATGGATCTCTTCGAGGCAATAATCCACATGAGGTTTTTATTGGTTCACCCTTTGATTCTCATAGCTATGGCATCTATCATGAACCTATTTTAAACATGATAACAGATTATTATGGTCCAGGGTCAGAGATTAATTTAACAGGTATGTCTTTTGATGAAATACTACAAAATATAGATATAGGGAATCCCATCATGGTATGGGTGACAATAAATATGGTCCCTATGCGATTAACAACATCTTGGAATTTGCCTGACAACACTTCTTTTCAATGGACTGGTAACGAGCATGTGGTAATTATAGTGGGCTATACTGAGAATAGTATTATTGTGAACGATCCCTACATAGGTGATGAAATTGCTTATGATAAAAAAATATTTGAAGAACGTTGGAACGAACTAGGTAATCAAGCTATAATGCTGAACCCTATTCCTACGCATTCTATCCCCCCAAATACGCCATAA
- a CDS encoding class I SAM-dependent methyltransferase: protein MENLLNNLEEIINNQFFIQGTLSNLKKGIEKTYKKVSIKPFDSKQGILYQITYVFDKKVTHQNVNGEELLTEIKNLLESTFRNAMFYTKNVDIHVMTSKKGSMKVLNKKPTKQLKILESHNRKKKYIIEEGEDCDFLIHLGVMSSNGKVHAKKFDKFKQINKFLEIVENSLEHLDNQKTINIIDFGCGKAYLTFALYYYLVKRKNYKVNIIGLDLKEDVIDYCNHVARELNYVGLCFLKGDIKDYDEAKDVDMVITLHACDTATDAALSKAVIWGAKVILSVPCCQHELFDQIQNDTLEPMLKHGLIKERLSSLVTDSMRTCILEIKGYEVVVIEFIDMEHTPKNLMIKAVFNDKKSEKALNEYELFKSFWNINPYLERELMKEELNTNRLN from the coding sequence ATGGAAAATCTATTGAATAATCTAGAAGAGATAATCAATAATCAATTTTTTATACAAGGAACATTAAGTAATCTAAAAAAAGGAATAGAGAAGACTTATAAAAAAGTCTCTATCAAACCATTTGACAGTAAGCAAGGTATACTGTATCAAATTACCTATGTATTCGATAAAAAGGTAACCCATCAAAATGTTAATGGTGAGGAGCTGCTTACTGAAATTAAGAATTTATTAGAGTCAACCTTTAGAAATGCTATGTTTTATACAAAGAATGTAGATATACATGTTATGACCAGCAAGAAGGGGAGTATGAAGGTATTAAATAAAAAGCCTACAAAGCAGTTAAAAATCTTAGAGAGCCATAATCGAAAGAAAAAATATATTATAGAAGAAGGAGAAGATTGTGATTTCTTAATTCATCTTGGTGTTATGTCAAGTAATGGAAAGGTGCATGCTAAGAAATTTGATAAGTTTAAACAGATTAATAAATTTCTTGAAATCGTTGAAAACAGCTTGGAGCATTTGGACAATCAAAAAACCATTAACATTATTGATTTTGGATGTGGAAAAGCTTATTTAACCTTTGCACTTTACTACTATCTTGTTAAGAGGAAGAATTATAAGGTGAATATCATAGGACTGGATTTAAAAGAAGATGTTATCGATTATTGTAATCATGTAGCTAGAGAGCTCAATTATGTTGGATTATGCTTTCTAAAGGGAGATATTAAGGATTATGATGAAGCTAAAGATGTGGATATGGTTATTACTTTACATGCATGTGATACAGCCACAGATGCAGCACTTAGTAAGGCTGTAATATGGGGAGCAAAGGTTATCTTATCTGTACCTTGTTGTCAACATGAATTATTTGACCAAATTCAAAATGATACTTTGGAACCTATGTTGAAGCATGGTTTAATTAAGGAACGATTATCTTCACTAGTAACAGATTCTATGCGCACATGTATACTGGAAATAAAGGGATATGAAGTCGTTGTTATTGAATTTATTGACATGGAACATACACCCAAAAATCTTATGATAAAAGCCGTATTTAACGATAAAAAAAGTGAGAAAGCATTAAATGAATACGAACTATTTAAGTCTTTTTGGAACATCAATCCTTATCTCGAGAGGGAACTAATGAAAGAGGAACTCAATACAAATCGGTTAAATTAA
- a CDS encoding PhoH family protein translates to MAINYIIDTNVMIHDPKFMYKFDNNHLIIPILAIEELDSLKKREGIVGYHARVVAKELRNLMEHGDLSKGIELPNGGTIRVEMNHMNMGLLPNGMDLSKADSKILAVTKSIQKSYPETKTVLISKDLYMNIKANALGLIIEDYPFDKIDNDQIYKGYSEISLSSNEINEIFNGGIALPSLEEEVYPNHFFHIKSNDKMNHSVLARYNGKKIVSLKYYNEQAWGLKPINREQRMAFELLMDPDIHFVSITGGAGSGKTILSTAVALQNVIESNKYRRIVFVRPVVAAGNDIGYLPGEEKEKLKPWMGSFYDAIENLSDIKYNNDDYNYEKPNFTVDDFIEQFRQRGIIETKTFTYMRGRTFTNSLIIVDEAQEMTPHLAKLMLTRAGEQSKFVFIGDPSDNQIDNAFVDAKSNGLVFAVEKMKPYNITGHVALSRVERSPLAQLAEKSM, encoded by the coding sequence ATGGCAATTAATTATATTATCGATACCAATGTTATGATTCACGATCCCAAATTTATGTATAAGTTTGATAATAATCATTTGATCATTCCTATTTTAGCTATTGAAGAATTAGATAGTTTGAAAAAGAGGGAGGGGATTGTTGGTTACCATGCAAGAGTTGTGGCAAAAGAGTTAAGAAACTTGATGGAACATGGAGACTTATCCAAAGGTATTGAATTGCCAAATGGTGGCACTATAAGAGTTGAGATGAATCATATGAATATGGGTTTATTGCCAAATGGAATGGATTTAAGTAAAGCAGACTCAAAAATATTAGCAGTAACAAAGAGTATTCAAAAATCTTATCCTGAGACAAAAACTGTGCTCATCTCTAAAGATCTATATATGAATATTAAAGCAAATGCTTTAGGACTAATTATTGAAGATTATCCTTTTGACAAAATTGATAATGATCAAATTTATAAAGGCTACTCAGAAATTAGCCTATCTTCTAATGAAATCAATGAGATTTTCAATGGTGGTATTGCATTACCTTCCCTTGAGGAAGAGGTGTATCCAAATCACTTCTTTCATATAAAGAGTAATGATAAAATGAACCATAGTGTTTTAGCAAGATATAACGGTAAAAAAATAGTATCATTGAAGTATTATAATGAGCAAGCTTGGGGATTAAAACCTATTAATAGAGAACAGCGTATGGCATTTGAGCTACTCATGGACCCAGATATTCATTTTGTATCCATCACTGGAGGCGCAGGATCAGGTAAGACCATACTTTCTACAGCTGTGGCCTTGCAAAACGTCATCGAGTCCAATAAATATAGAAGAATTGTCTTTGTGCGCCCTGTAGTAGCGGCTGGAAATGATATTGGATATTTACCAGGCGAAGAAAAAGAAAAGCTAAAACCCTGGATGGGTAGCTTCTATGATGCTATAGAAAATCTATCAGATATTAAGTATAATAATGATGATTATAATTATGAAAAACCTAACTTTACAGTGGATGACTTTATAGAGCAGTTTAGGCAGCGTGGTATAATAGAAACTAAGACATTTACTTATATGAGAGGACGTACTTTCACCAATTCGCTTATCATAGTTGATGAAGCTCAAGAAATGACGCCACATTTAGCGAAGCTCATGTTAACGAGAGCTGGTGAACAGTCTAAATTTGTTTTTATTGGTGATCCAAGTGATAACCAAATTGATAATGCTTTTGTTGATGCTAAGTCTAATGGTCTAGTCTTTGCCGTAGAAAAGATGAAACCCTATAATATTACTGGTCATGTTGCTTTAAGCAGAGTAGAACGAAGTCCGCTTGCTCAACTGGCTGAAAAAAGTATGTAA
- a CDS encoding RNA-binding domain-containing protein: MDVQMLERLLKREEQPKMDFKATLSIKTDGSKKELAKDVIAMANSKGGRGYIIFGVEDKTKKILGIDRQVFHEESLQQVINNRSNPPIPVSVDFITYANKELAVLTIYKSKARPHQMIQNGAFYIRRGSTTDVAHRQEIARMFQDNGIITYEKVVIQKASVEALDMKMITRRYPYDFLLLENLDLIVEEKDDYHPTIGGLLLYGIEPSRYLPHVYIEFMHDGKTELIKGNIISMLDQIEELLRGICQKKDYPLQALLDVIANAVIHRDYLDYYRGITVEITNQHIYVSNPGALVAGNRLYDKHRIYNPRRRNPWLYQRILMADEKNRFSKSGLGLKRINEAFKSHGLVKYINLDSDNLFKVILPSFL, encoded by the coding sequence ATGGATGTTCAGATGTTAGAGCGTTTATTAAAAAGAGAAGAGCAACCTAAGATGGATTTTAAAGCAACCCTCAGTATAAAAACTGATGGTTCAAAAAAAGAGTTAGCAAAAGATGTTATTGCAATGGCCAACTCTAAAGGCGGCAGAGGTTATATCATTTTTGGAGTGGAGGATAAAACCAAGAAGATACTGGGCATAGATCGTCAAGTATTTCATGAAGAATCTCTACAGCAAGTCATCAATAATCGAAGTAACCCACCTATTCCTGTGAGTGTGGACTTCATAACTTATGCGAATAAGGAGTTAGCAGTACTAACCATATATAAAAGTAAGGCAAGACCTCATCAGATGATTCAAAACGGGGCTTTTTACATAAGGCGCGGTTCTACCACAGATGTGGCACATCGCCAAGAAATAGCTCGCATGTTTCAAGATAATGGTATCATCACCTATGAAAAAGTCGTTATTCAGAAAGCATCAGTTGAGGCGCTAGATATGAAGATGATAACCAGGCGATATCCCTATGATTTTTTACTATTGGAAAATTTAGATTTAATTGTAGAAGAAAAAGATGATTATCATCCAACAATAGGAGGTCTATTACTATATGGTATAGAGCCAAGTCGGTATTTACCCCATGTTTATATAGAATTTATGCATGATGGTAAGACAGAGCTTATTAAAGGCAACATTATCAGTATGCTAGATCAGATAGAGGAGTTATTAAGGGGTATATGCCAAAAGAAGGACTATCCTTTACAAGCATTGCTTGATGTGATAGCTAACGCAGTTATTCATCGAGACTACCTAGATTATTATAGGGGCATAACTGTAGAAATTACCAACCAACATATTTATGTCTCCAATCCTGGCGCCTTAGTAGCGGGGAATAGATTATATGATAAGCATAGAATTTATAATCCTAGAAGACGTAATCCTTGGCTATACCAGAGAATACTCATGGCAGACGAGAAAAATCGTTTCAGTAAAAGCGGTTTAGGGCTAAAGCGCATCAACGAAGCCTTTAAGAGCCATGGATTAGTGAAGTACATTAATTTGGATTCTGATAATTTATTCAAAGTTATTTTACCAAGTTTTCTATAA
- a CDS encoding YaiI/YqxD family protein, which translates to MRILVDADACPVNDIIIRVAKKYSLKAIFITDTAHVLSSHDENVEVLIMDKGRDSVDFALINRLEKGDVVITGDYGVATMALARGAYVLNHNGKRYTNENIDFMLMNRHIARAIRQSGGKTPRIKKRTIEQNNWFEDGLVNLIAEHLNE; encoded by the coding sequence ATGCGAATACTTGTTGATGCAGATGCCTGTCCAGTTAATGATATTATTATTCGGGTAGCTAAGAAATACAGTCTGAAAGCTATCTTTATTACAGATACAGCCCATGTTTTATCTTCACATGATGAAAATGTTGAGGTGTTGATTATGGATAAAGGACGTGATTCTGTTGACTTTGCCCTCATTAATCGTCTTGAAAAAGGTGATGTAGTCATCACTGGCGATTATGGTGTCGCTACAATGGCTTTAGCCAGAGGTGCCTATGTTCTCAATCACAACGGGAAACGCTATACCAATGAGAACATTGACTTCATGTTAATGAATCGGCATATTGCTAGAGCTATTCGACAATCTGGTGGTAAAACACCCCGGATTAAAAAGAGAACAATCGAACAAAATAATTGGTTTGAAGACGGTCTAGTTAATCTTATTGCTGAACATTTAAATGAATAG
- a CDS encoding sensor histidine kinase has translation MDARKLPIKKISNYIKVLCVSQIILILVLLGVRLLVIIKVLDESFILQADFLLLISSVLLITNCIIMFVDIKWLFNLSNEISIKDHALTDIEALNRQLRAQRHDFLNHIQVLYSLVELEEYQEAAEYMNKLYGDIEGLNKHIKTDHVAINALLLAKSNTAREHKIKYDIDIKSKLTELKIPPWEMCRCLGNLIDNSITVLSKKEGPKYIQTLISETINKYEIKVTNNGEAIDEAIKNKIFMPGFTTKKEEGHGMGLYIVQSIIHNYEGEIEVKSNDKATSFILTLPKGNIHNQDC, from the coding sequence ATGGATGCTAGAAAGTTACCTATAAAAAAAATTTCAAATTATATAAAGGTATTATGCGTTAGCCAGATTATTTTAATACTTGTACTCTTAGGTGTTCGCCTACTAGTAATCATAAAAGTCCTGGATGAAAGTTTTATTCTGCAAGCTGATTTTTTATTATTAATTTCTTCTGTACTTCTTATAACTAATTGCATCATCATGTTTGTAGATATTAAATGGTTGTTTAACTTATCTAATGAGATATCCATTAAAGACCATGCACTAACTGATATTGAAGCTTTAAATAGGCAACTCCGTGCACAGAGGCATGATTTCTTAAATCATATACAAGTACTATACAGTTTAGTGGAACTTGAAGAATACCAAGAAGCTGCTGAATACATGAATAAGCTCTATGGAGATATCGAAGGGTTGAATAAGCATATTAAGACAGACCACGTTGCCATTAACGCTTTATTGCTGGCTAAATCCAATACAGCAAGGGAACACAAAATTAAGTACGATATCGATATCAAGTCTAAGTTAACTGAGCTTAAGATTCCACCTTGGGAGATGTGTCGATGTCTTGGTAATCTCATTGATAATAGTATAACCGTTCTTAGTAAAAAAGAGGGACCAAAGTATATTCAGACTCTCATTAGTGAGACCATTAATAAGTATGAGATCAAGGTCACTAATAATGGAGAAGCCATAGATGAGGCAATCAAAAATAAAATATTTATGCCAGGCTTTACAACTAAGAAGGAAGAAGGTCATGGCATGGGTTTATACATTGTTCAGAGTATCATACATAATTATGAAGGAGAAATAGAAGTTAAGAGTAACGACAAAGCCACTAGCTTTATATTAACACTACCTAAGGGGAATATTCATAATCAAGATTGTTGA
- a CDS encoding NfeD family protein, producing MDATLLEYISMMLLIIGIILLIIEIFIPSFGIWGGLGIVATIAGIILFADTLVEGIIILLLVTCLLSIIIYFSVKWIAKKNKTLILKESLGEDNKIYDDLKFFIGKKGITTTALRPSGNADFDGVKLDVLSKGDFIKSGKQVEVVEIQGTKIIVKEYVNERIS from the coding sequence ATGGATGCTACTTTATTAGAGTATATTTCTATGATGTTATTAATCATAGGAATTATTCTATTAATTATTGAAATTTTTATCCCTAGTTTTGGTATATGGGGAGGATTAGGTATTGTTGCTACCATAGCAGGTATTATTCTTTTTGCAGATACACTTGTTGAGGGAATTATCATCTTGCTACTTGTAACATGTCTTTTATCCATTATTATATATTTCAGTGTCAAATGGATTGCCAAGAAGAACAAAACTTTGATACTAAAAGAGAGCTTAGGAGAAGATAATAAGATCTACGATGATCTAAAATTTTTCATAGGCAAAAAGGGCATAACAACTACAGCGCTAAGACCTTCAGGAAATGCGGACTTTGATGGTGTCAAATTAGATGTTTTGTCAAAAGGTGATTTCATCAAAAGTGGAAAGCAAGTAGAAGTTGTTGAGATACAAGGTACTAAAATCATTGTGAAAGAGTATGTGAATGAGAGGATTTCATAG
- the floA gene encoding flotillin-like protein FloA (flotillin-like protein involved in membrane lipid rafts): MSSELIRMLIIIAAIALFFAIFFSVIPVRLWISALASGVRIGILSLVGMRLRRVRPSDVVRPMIKATKAGLTISINQLESHLLSGGDVDHVVDALIAAHRAKLQLTYEQAAAIDLAGRDVLEAVRMSVKPKIIETPSIIAVAKDGIEVKAIARVTVRANLTRLIGGAGEETVIARVGEGIVTTVGSAENHKSVLENPDSISEMVLNKGLDSGTAFEILSIDIADIDLGKNIGAKLQIEQAEADKQIAQAKAEERRAKAIALEQEMKAKVEEMRARVVEAEAQIPLAISEALKKGNLGVLDYYNMENIKADTRMRELIAEEDDPDEIVG; the protein is encoded by the coding sequence ATGTCATCAGAATTAATAAGAATGCTTATTATTATAGCGGCAATAGCGCTTTTCTTTGCTATATTTTTTAGTGTTATCCCCGTAAGATTATGGATATCCGCATTAGCTTCAGGAGTTCGTATTGGAATTTTATCATTAGTCGGTATGCGATTAAGAAGAGTAAGACCGTCTGATGTTGTTAGACCTATGATTAAAGCGACAAAGGCAGGTTTAACCATATCCATTAATCAGTTAGAAAGTCACCTTTTATCAGGCGGTGATGTGGATCATGTCGTTGATGCCTTAATAGCTGCTCATCGCGCCAAGCTACAATTAACCTATGAACAAGCAGCGGCAATCGATCTTGCTGGAAGAGACGTATTAGAGGCGGTACGAATGAGTGTTAAGCCTAAAATTATTGAGACACCTTCTATTATCGCTGTTGCTAAAGATGGTATAGAGGTCAAAGCTATAGCACGAGTTACAGTGAGGGCTAACCTTACAAGGTTAATTGGTGGAGCTGGAGAAGAAACAGTTATTGCTCGTGTCGGTGAAGGGATTGTCACTACAGTAGGATCAGCAGAGAACCATAAATCTGTGTTAGAAAATCCAGACTCTATATCTGAAATGGTGTTAAATAAAGGGTTGGATTCCGGTACTGCTTTTGAGATATTATCGATTGATATTGCAGATATTGACCTCGGGAAAAACATTGGTGCAAAACTGCAGATTGAACAGGCAGAAGCAGATAAGCAAATTGCTCAGGCTAAAGCTGAAGAGCGCCGAGCTAAAGCTATAGCACTTGAACAAGAAATGAAAGCAAAGGTTGAAGAAATGAGAGCACGGGTTGTAGAAGCAGAAGCTCAAATACCTCTTGCCATCTCAGAAGCTTTGAAAAAGGGTAATCTAGGTGTTCTTGATTACTACAACATGGAGAATATTAAAGCAGACACTCGTATGAGAGAACTTATTGCTGAAGAGGATGACCCAGACGAGATAGTAGGTTAG